One Misgurnus anguillicaudatus chromosome 20, ASM2758022v2, whole genome shotgun sequence DNA segment encodes these proteins:
- the LOC129420673 gene encoding uncharacterized protein — MSSRESKSHRMHKEGEDTFSSSHSSTSSRSSSASLVVTKAKAKAEAAKARAAHAKKEIGIKVEQARLQATLEALQEEKERDAAIAEAETLAAAFTEVDHVSASEFPKENSVQRTEDYVRQQACSYNPQSNLEHMSDTYSLAKYLARSHLVTSGLNTFDDKPINYWAWRSSFKSSIADLDLKPEEEMDLLIKYLGRESSEQVRRIKSVNIRHPFEGLQMAWERLEDLYGSPEAIERALFFKLENFPKISGKDLYRLRDLGDLLAELEAAKLDGYLPGLSYLDTAHGVSPIVGKLPYNIQEKWISYGSKYKRENSVAFPPFSVFADFIRLEAKTRTDPSFTIFPLVPQDRRDRPDKYRYTSIAVHKTQVKMPETRDATYRIKSVDPHRYCIIHDKPHPLKRCRGFRSKSLEDRKQFLKEHSICFRCCSSVDHMAKNCKAEIHCSECDSDRHVSALHPGPAPWKKTIPPVLEDGGEERELTNQEVTSKCTEVCGAGMSARACSKICLVNVYPEGNKAQSRKMYAILDEQSNRSLARTEFFEDFQIKGSSFPYSLKTCAGLKETTGRRASGYIVESLDKSVSLRLPTLLECNQIPNVRSEIPTSDAAHHFSHLRDIADEIPALDPDANILLLIGRDLIRVHKVRHQINGPHDAPFAQKLDLGWVVVGDVCLGGAHRPAHVDVFKTTILESGRPSFFWPCESQLHVKEQYSTKLQSQDYLASKGVSALATCASEKLGQSIFVNTSRDHKLALSVDDDRFLRIMDKEFYQDESNSWVAPLPFQVPRRRLPNNKEYAYNRLSSLRRTLDKRPQMKEHFLEFMENMFANGHAEIALPLKKDQECWYLPLFGVYHPKKPNKIRVVFDSSAPYDGVSLNDVLLKGPDLNNSLLGVLLRFRREPVAITADIQHMFHCFLVREDHRDFLRFLWYQDNDPGKEIVEYRMCVHVFGNRPSPAVAIYGLHRTAKEEEKNFENEVNVFVEHDFYVDDALKSFPTEAAAINVLKQTQDMLAVANLRLHKIISNRPAVIDAFHPEDRAVDVKDVDLFFEDTPVQRSLGVSWNLASDTFTFQAIDDKKPFTRRGVLSTVNSLYDPCGFIAPVTIKGRLLLRELSMQAEDWDSPLPDELKPDWIRWRDSLQNLQDLKIPRTYSSFPTSEVQTRELFIFADASMRAVAAVAYLRSTSHNGRTDIGFVFGKTKLAPQPDLTVPRLELCAAVLAVEIADMVVEEIGLKFSNIQFYTDSKVILGYIHNQTKRFYVYVSNRIQRILQSSTPSQWNYVPSDVNPADHGSRSVAAEHLHSTTWLTGPDFLLNSSTLNSLSQENYDLVDLALDPEIRPQVVLCLTAVSNQFLTSERFERFSSLSKLIRAIARLSHISQSFSHVTKQSRCSGWHFCSNSPTNEELEKARIVILKSVQHAAYSEELSDIKAGCNLSASSTIRKLHPILDDKGLLRVGGRIAQAGFEKEECNPVIIPGKHHVATLLVRHYHQAVKHQGRHFTEGAIRAAGYWLTSAKRCIGSLLIKCVTCRKLRRPTELQQMADLPAERLQVAPPFTYVGVDVFGPWQVISRRTRGGCSDSKRWAVIFSCMCTRAVHIEVVETLSASGFINALRRFFAIRGPVKQIRSDCGTNFIGAVRELKMNKETSSSDLEKYLQQNDCTWIFNPPHASHMGGAWERMVGIARRILDCMLLETKSLHLTHEVLVTLMAEVSAIINARPLIPVSSDPEAPLILTPAILLTQKTCSSPPPPGEFTDKDLFKAEWKRVQNLAETFWSRWRREYLSTLQSRQKWQDKKPCLKEGDIVLMKDAQAKRNQWPLAIIAKTLPSKDGLVRKVELKFIREGIQKTFIRPISEVVLLYSP, encoded by the coding sequence ATGTCTTCAAGAGAGTCTAAATCGCATCGCATGCACAAAGAAGGTGAAGATACTTTCTCAAGTTCTCACTCCTCTACCTCATCTAGAAGTTCTAGCGCTAGTTTGGTTGTCACGAAAGCAAAGGCTAAGGCAGAGGCAGCTAAGGCAAGAGCAGCTCATGCAAAGAAAGAAATTGGAATTAAAGTGGAACAAGCACGTCTTCAAGCAACATTAGAGGCACTGCAGGaggagaaagaaagagatgCAGCTATAGCAGAAGCAGAAACTCTAGCAGCAGCCTTCACAGAAGTAGACCATGTGTCAGCATCTGAGTTTCCTAAAGAAAACAGTGTCCAACGCACCGAAGACTATGTAAGACAACAAGCATGTAGTTATAATCCACAAAGTAATCTTGAGCATATGTCAGATACTTACAGCTTGGCCAAATACCTTGCACGCAGTCACTTGGTAACTTCTGGATTGAACACCTTTGATGATAAACCTATAAATTATTGGGCTTGGAGATCATCTTTTAAAAGTTCTATTGCAGACCTTGATCTCAAGCCAGAGGAAGAGATGGATTTGCTCATTAAATATCTCGGCAGAGAATCATCGGAACAGGTACGAAGAATAAAATCAGTTAATATTAGGCACCCATTTGAAGGTCTACAAATGGCTTGGGAGAGGTTAGAGGACTTGTATGGCTCACCAGAGGCAATTGAAAGAGCTCTATTCTTCAAACTGGAAAACTTCCCTAAAATTTCAGGTAAAGATCTGTATAGGCTGCGTGATCTTGGAGACCTGCTTGCAGAGCTGGAGGCAGCAAAGCTGGATGGCTATCTTCCTGGGTTATCCTACCTTGACACTGCTCATGGAGTGAGCCCTATCGTAGGAAAGCTTCCTTATAATATCCAAGAAAAATGGATATCTTATGGTTCGAAGTACAAGAGAGAGAATTCTGTGGCCTTTCCACCATTCTCTGTATTTGCTGATTTTATTCGCTTGGAAGCTAAAACAAGAACAGACCCAAGCTTTACTATTTTTCCTTTAGTACCACAGGATAGGAGAGACAGACCAGATAAATATAGGTACACCTCTATAGCTGTTCATAAAACTCAAGTTAAAATGCCTGAAACAAGAGATGCAACTTACAGAATAAAATCTGTTGATCCTCATCGATACTGTATCATTCATGATAAGCCTCATCCACTAAAAAGATGCAGAGGCTTTAGATCGAAAAGTCTTGAAGATCGCAAACAGTTCCTTAAGGAACATTCAATATGCTTCAGGTGCTGCTCTTCTGTAGATCATATGGCAAAGAACTGCAAAGCTGAAATCCACTGTTCTGAATGTGATAGTGATCGTCATGTTTCAGCTCTACATCCTGGTCCAGCGCCCTGGAAGAAAACCATCCCTCCTGTCTTAGAAGATGGCGGGGAGGAAAGAgaattaaccaatcaggaggtAACATCAAAGTGTACGGAAGTGTGCGGAGCTGGAATGAGTGCCAGAGCTTGTTCCAAGATTTGTTTGGTTAATGTTTATCCTGAGGGTAACAAAGCACAATCCAGAAAAATGTATGCAATTCTGGATGAGCAGAGCAACCGCTCATTGGCAAGAACAGAATTCTTTGAAGATTTTCAAATCAAAGGATCTTCTTTTCCATATTCCCTTAAGACATGTGCTGGACTAAAAGAGACAACAGGAAGGAGAGCAAGTGGATACATTGTGGAGTCATTGGATAAGAGTGTAAGTCTTCGTCTTCCAACATTGCTAGAATGTAATCAAATTCCTAATGTTCGTTCTGAAATTCCTACCTCAGATGCAGCACATCATTTTAGTCACCTTAGGGATATTGCTGATGAAATCCCAGCCCTTGACCCAGATGCTAACATCCTGCTCCTTATTGGCAGGGACCTTATAAGGGTCCACAAGGTCCGCCATCAGATTAATGGACCACATGATGCTCCGTTTGCCCAAAAGTTAGATCTTGGATGGGTTGTAGTTGGAGACGTGTGTCTTGGAGGTGCTCATCGACCTGCTCATGTAGATGTTTTTAAGACCACTATACTTGAAAGTGGTCGCCCCAGTTTCTTTTGGCCCTGTGAAAGTCAGTTACATGTAAAAGAGCAGTACAGTACCAAACTTCAGTCTCAAGATTATCTTGCATCAAAAGGCGTAAGTGCTTTAGCAACATGTGCAAGTGAGAAGCTAGGCCAGTCCATTTTTGTTAATACATCGAGAGATCACAAGCTTGCACTATCAGTAGACGATGACAGATTCCTTCGCATAATGGACAAAGAGTTCTATCAAGATGAATCTAATAGCTGGGTGGCTCCGTTGCCATTTCAAGTTCCTAGAAGAAGGCTTCCAAATAACAAAGAGTATGCATACAACCGTCTTTCTTCACTTCGTCGTACTTTGGACAAACGTCCTCAAATGAAAGAGCATTTTCTTGAGTTTATGGAGAATATGTTTGCTAATGGACATGCCGAAATTGCTCTCCCACTTAAGAAAGACCAAGAGTGTTGGTACTTACCTTTGTTTGGTGTTTATCATCCGAAGAAGCCGAACAAGATCCGTGTGGTCTTTGACTCCAGTGCACCTTATGATGGAGTCTCATTGAATGATGTCCTACTTAAGGGGCCAGACCTCAATAATAGCCTCCTGGGAGTCTTGTTGAGATTTCGTAGAGAGCCAGTGGCTATTACCGCTGATATCCAGCACATGTTTCACTGTTTCTTAGTAAGAGAGGATCACAGAGATTTCTTGCGTTTTCTCTGGTATCAAGATAATGATCCAGGTAAAGAAATAGTGGAATACAGAATGTGTGTTCACGTGTTCGGCAATCGTCCCTCTCCTGCTGTTGCTATATATGGTTTGCACAGAACAGCTAAAGAGGAGGAAAAGAACTTTGAGAACGAAGTGAATGTGTTTGTTGAACATGATTTCTATGTTGACGATGCTCTGAAATCCTTCCCGACTGAAGCAGCAGCAATCAATGTTCTCAAGCAAACTCAAGACATGCTTGCAGTAGCAAACCTTAGGCTACATAAAATAATCTCTAATCGACCTGCAGTGATTGATGCATTTCACCCTGAGGATCGGGCTGTGGATGTCAAAGATGTTGACCTTTTCTTTGAAGATACTCCAGTCCAGCGTAGTCTAGGAGTGTCATGGAACTTGGCATCAGATACATTTACTTTCCAAGCCATTGATGATAAGAAGCCATTCACTCGGCGAGGTGTACTGTCAACAGTAAACAGCTTATATGATCCATGTGGTTTCATTGCTCCTGTAACCATTAAAGGCAGATTGTTGCTTCGGGAGCTCTCCATGCAGGCTGAAGATTGGGATTCTCCATTGCCAGATGAGTTAAAGCCAGATTGGATACGATGGAGGGACTCCTTACAAAACCTGCAAGATCTAAAGATACCACGTACTTACTCATCTTTTCCTACTTCAGAGGTTCAGACAAGGGAGTTGTTTATATTTGCAGATGCATCTATGAGAGCTGTTGCAGCTGTAGCTTATTTGCGTTCCACCTCTCACAATGGCCGAACAGATATTGGCTTTGTGTTTGGAAAGACAAAGTTAGCACCACAGCCAGATCTGACTGTTCCAAGATTGGAACTCTGTGCTGCAGTCCTTGCAGTTGAGATCGCAGACATGGTTGTAGAGGAAATAGGCTTGAAGTTCAGCAATATACAGTTTTACACAGACAGTAAAGTTATTCTTGGATATATTCATAATCAGACAAAACGCTTTTATGTGTATGTGAGCAACAGAATCCAACGCATTCTTCAGTCATCTACTCCTAGTCAGTGGAACTATGTTCCATCAGATGTCAATCCTGCGGATCATGGGTCTAGATCTGTAGCAGCTGAGCATCTCCATAGCACAACTTGGCTTACAGGGCCAGACTTTCTTTTGAACTCTTCAACTTTAAACTCATTGTCCCAAGAAAACTATGATCTGGTTGATCTTGCATTAGATCCAGAAATCCGACCACAAGTGGTTTTATGTCTAACTGCAGTATCAAATCAGTTTCTGACTTCTGAACGTTTTGAACGCTTCTCCAGCTTAAGCAAGCTAATCAGAGCGATCGCTCGTTTAAGCCACATCTCCCAGTCTTTCTCACATGTAACAAAACAGTCAAGATGTAGTGGATGGCATTTCTGTAGTAACAGTCCCACAAATGAGGAGTTGGAAAAGGCCAGGATTGTTATTCTGAAGAGTGTTCAACATGCAGCCTATTCCGAGGAGCTAAGTGATATAAAAGCAGGATGTAATCTCTCAGCTAGTAGTACTATACGTAAACTTCATCCTATTCTGGATGACAAAGGTCTTCTGCGTGTTGGTGGCCGTATTGCACAGGCAGGTTTTGAGAAAGAAGAATGTAATCCAGTGATTATTCCGGGGAAACATCATGTAGCAACCTTGCTTGTTCGACACTACCATCAAGCAGTCAAGCATCAAGGAAGGCATTTTACTGAGGGAGCAATAAGAGCAGCAGGGTATTGGCTGACGAGTGCCAAAAGATGCATTGGAAGTCTACTTATCAAGTGTGTAACATGCAGAAAGCTTCGCCGTCCTACAGAGCTCCAACAAATGGCAGATTTGCCTGCAGAAAGACTTCAAGTAGCTCCACCTTTCACATATGTAGGAGTCGATGTATTTGGACCATGGCAGGTGATTTCTCGTCGCACCAGAGGTGGCTGCTCCGATTCCAAAAGATGGGCAGTCATTTTCTCATGCATGTGCACAAGAGCAGTGCACATTGAAGTTGTCGAGACCTTGAGTGCAAGCGGATTCATTAATGCTCTGCGGCGTTTTTTTGCAATAAGAGGACCTGTCAAACAGATACGCTCTGACTGTGGCACAAATTTTATTGGAGCAGTGCGGGAGCTCAAGATGAATAAAGAAACATCAAGCTCTGATCTTGAGAAGTATTTACAACAAAATGATTGTACATGGATATTCAACCCTCCACATGCATCACATATGGGAGGTGCATGGGAAAGGATGGTGGGCATAGCCAGACGTATTCTTGACTGCATGCTGCTTGAAACAAAATCCCTGCATCTTACACATGAAGTTCTTGTAACCCTTATGGCTGAAGTGTCCGCTATCATTAATGCACGCCCTCTCATCCCAGTGTCTTCAGATCCTGAAGCTCCTTTAATTCTCACCCCTGCTATTTTGCTGACCCAGAAAACCTGTTCAAGTCCTCCGCCACCTGGTGAGTTTACAGATAAAGATCTTTTCAAAGCTGAGTGGAAAAGAGTCCAAAATCTAGCTGAAACATTTTGGTCAAGGTGGCGCCGTGAGTATCTTTCCACTCTACAAAGCAGGCAGAAGTGGCAAGATAAGAAACCTTGTCTCAAGGAAGGGGACATTGTGTTGATGAAAGATGCCCAGGCTAAGAGAAATCAGTGGCCTTTGGCTATCATTGCAAAAACGCTACCTAGCAAAGATGGTCTTGTGAGGAAAGTGGAGCTGAAATTTATTAGAGAAGGAATACAGAAAACCTTCATTCGTCCTATATCAGAAGTAGTTCTACTTTACTCCCCCTAA